A single region of the Streptomyces vilmorinianum genome encodes:
- a CDS encoding TetR/AcrR family transcriptional regulator, translating into MAERVVPEGQRRRRRPTKQGAVLSQRLIVETALRLVAQHGADALSVRRLGAALGADPSSLYRYFRSTDDLLLALADEFVGRAQEGWEPTGDWRADLRDIGLRIHASYQANPQAAVLAAHRTTGRPHETAAVEAILGVLRRAGFPDATAVRIYHAFVDQALAFAAQDAAARALPAPAREADEAVWLASYGTLSPDTHPNIAATFPLLAADMRDSGYPFALELLLDAAAARLDEPARRGRVTAPGARRRRSPG; encoded by the coding sequence ATGGCCGAGCGAGTGGTTCCCGAAGGACAGCGGCGGCGACGCAGGCCCACCAAGCAGGGCGCCGTGCTCTCACAGCGGCTGATCGTCGAGACCGCCCTGCGGCTCGTCGCGCAGCACGGCGCGGACGCGCTGTCGGTACGGCGGCTCGGCGCCGCCCTGGGCGCCGACCCCAGCTCCCTCTACCGGTACTTCCGCAGCACCGACGACCTGCTGCTCGCCCTGGCGGACGAGTTCGTCGGGCGCGCCCAGGAGGGCTGGGAGCCGACCGGCGACTGGCGCGCCGACCTTCGCGACATCGGGCTCCGCATCCACGCCTCGTACCAGGCCAACCCGCAGGCGGCCGTGCTCGCCGCGCACCGGACGACCGGACGCCCCCACGAGACGGCGGCGGTCGAGGCGATCCTCGGCGTGCTGCGCCGGGCCGGCTTCCCCGACGCCACCGCCGTACGGATCTACCACGCCTTCGTCGACCAGGCCCTGGCCTTCGCGGCGCAGGACGCCGCCGCGCGCGCCCTCCCCGCTCCGGCGCGCGAGGCCGACGAGGCGGTCTGGCTCGCCTCGTACGGCACGCTGTCGCCGGACACGCACCCGAACATCGCGGCGACGTTCCCGCTGCTCGCCGCCGACATGCGCGACAGCGGCTATCCCTTCGCCCTGGAGCTGCTCCTCGACGCGGCGGCCGCGCGCCTGGACGAACCCGCCCGGCGCGGCCGGGTCACCGCGCCGGGCGCGCGGCGCCGTCGGAGCCCGGGGTGA
- a CDS encoding response regulator: MTEAPRVVIVDDQALVRTGFRMILAADGIEVVGEAADGDEAVTAVRRTRPDVVLMDIRMPGTDGLEATRRILRDAQDGAAPRVVILTTYDLDRYVYAALGAGASGFLLKDVTPEHLSAAVRLVRSGDALLAPAITRRLVERFATSGDRTAPLHRDLSTLTPRELEVLEALAKGESNAELAARFHLSEATVKTHVARILSKLRLRDRAQAVIAAYETGLITPGSDGAARPAR, encoded by the coding sequence GTGACCGAGGCACCCCGCGTGGTGATCGTCGACGACCAGGCTCTGGTGCGCACCGGCTTCCGGATGATCCTTGCGGCCGACGGCATCGAGGTGGTCGGGGAGGCGGCCGACGGCGACGAGGCGGTCACCGCGGTCCGCCGTACGCGGCCCGACGTCGTCCTGATGGACATCCGGATGCCGGGCACCGACGGTCTCGAGGCCACGCGCCGCATCCTGCGGGACGCGCAGGACGGGGCGGCGCCGCGCGTGGTCATCCTGACCACCTACGACCTCGACCGGTACGTGTACGCCGCGCTCGGTGCGGGCGCGAGCGGCTTCCTGCTGAAGGACGTGACCCCGGAGCACCTCTCGGCCGCGGTCCGTCTGGTCCGTTCCGGAGACGCGCTGCTGGCCCCGGCGATCACCCGGCGTCTGGTCGAGCGCTTCGCCACGTCGGGCGACCGTACGGCTCCGCTGCACCGCGACCTCTCCACGCTCACCCCACGGGAGTTGGAGGTCCTGGAGGCGCTGGCCAAGGGCGAGAGCAATGCCGAACTGGCCGCCCGTTTCCATCTCAGCGAAGCCACGGTCAAGACGCATGTCGCCCGGATCCTCTCCAAGCTCCGGCTCCGCGACCGCGCGCAGGCGGTGATCGCCGCCTACGAGACGGGCCTGATCACCCCGGGCTCCGACGGCGCCGCGCGCCCGGCGCGGTGA
- a CDS encoding sensor histidine kinase — protein sequence MSRGKSVLRWLRVPSREPLSFGVLPRLSRWDAAADASIALVLAVCTVLGDLDRSYVELAWQPERPDVPPPVEVPALPVPPPPLPAVQYTLPPVELWELVAAVLTALPLLLRRRFPLAVYGAALGATVLLHQGDVAKDATTVVFASGLIAAYSAALYSPHRKATAVSLCAGVALYAAMPLVPDVDGALVPVLVLLPVALAAHGLHSWRQRARALREEQQAALRRAVEQERSRIARELHDVVTHNVSMMTIQAGAARKVLDTAPEQAREAMLAVEAAGRSAMSELRHVMGLLTMAADGPDPATDVDLAPQPGLDRLEELARRVRETGVPVELTVRGAPAELPAGVDLAAYRVVQEGLTNAVKHAAGASVSVVVEHAPGELRVEVTDTGGPPRPPAGTGGGRGLMGLRERLAVYGGTLHAGRRPRGGYRVRAVIPVEEP from the coding sequence GTGAGCAGGGGAAAGTCGGTTCTTCGGTGGCTGCGCGTGCCGTCGCGCGAGCCGCTGTCCTTCGGCGTGCTGCCGCGGTTGTCCCGCTGGGACGCGGCGGCTGATGCGTCGATCGCCCTGGTGCTGGCCGTGTGCACCGTCCTCGGCGATCTGGACCGGTCGTACGTGGAGCTCGCGTGGCAGCCCGAGAGGCCCGACGTCCCGCCTCCCGTGGAGGTCCCGGCCCTGCCCGTCCCGCCGCCGCCCCTGCCGGCCGTCCAGTACACGCTGCCGCCGGTGGAACTCTGGGAGCTGGTGGCGGCCGTGCTGACGGCGCTGCCGCTGCTGCTGCGCCGCCGCTTCCCGCTCGCCGTCTACGGGGCGGCGCTCGGCGCGACGGTGCTGCTGCACCAGGGGGATGTCGCCAAGGACGCGACGACGGTCGTCTTCGCCTCCGGTCTGATCGCGGCGTACAGCGCGGCCCTGTACAGCCCGCACCGCAAGGCCACGGCTGTCTCGCTGTGCGCCGGAGTGGCGCTGTACGCGGCGATGCCCCTGGTCCCGGACGTGGACGGGGCCCTGGTGCCCGTACTCGTCCTGCTCCCGGTCGCCCTGGCCGCGCACGGGCTCCACAGCTGGCGGCAGCGGGCGCGGGCGCTGCGGGAGGAGCAACAGGCCGCGCTGCGGCGGGCCGTGGAGCAGGAGCGTTCGCGGATCGCCCGCGAGCTGCACGACGTGGTCACCCACAACGTGAGCATGATGACGATCCAGGCGGGCGCCGCGCGCAAGGTCCTCGACACGGCGCCCGAGCAGGCCCGCGAGGCGATGCTGGCGGTCGAGGCGGCGGGCCGGTCGGCGATGTCGGAGCTGCGTCATGTGATGGGTCTGCTCACCATGGCCGCCGACGGCCCCGATCCGGCCACGGACGTGGACCTGGCCCCGCAGCCCGGTCTCGACCGGCTGGAGGAGCTGGCCCGCCGGGTGCGGGAGACCGGGGTGCCGGTGGAGCTGACGGTGCGGGGCGCTCCGGCCGAGCTGCCGGCCGGGGTGGACCTGGCGGCCTACCGGGTCGTGCAGGAGGGGCTGACGAACGCGGTGAAGCACGCCGCGGGGGCGAGCGTGTCCGTCGTCGTGGAGCACGCGCCGGGTGAGCTGCGGGTGGAGGTGACGGACACGGGCGGGCCGCCCCGGCCGCCGGCGGGAACGGGCGGCGGCCGGGGCCTGATGGGCTTGCGTGAACGCCTCGCGGTCTACGGCGGTACGCTGCACGCGGGCAGGCGCCCGCGCGGGGGCTACCGGGTCCGCGCGGTGATTCCGGTGGAGGAGCCGTGA
- a CDS encoding ABC transporter ATP-binding protein: MTDPLIDVREVSKAYDEGPPALAGLTLQVRAGEALAVLGPSGSGKSTLLNLIAGLDRPTEGSVFVDGLRVDELNETASAKYRRSRIGMVFQFFNLLDDLTVADNVLLPAQLSGMAPARAAARAAELLEQLGIDRHTRAYPGRLSGGERQRVAVARALMNRPPLLLADEPTGALDTASGADVRDLLRELNADGQSIILVTHDLALAESCATRTIELADGRIARDVPAVAR, translated from the coding sequence ATGACCGACCCCCTCATCGACGTACGCGAGGTGAGCAAGGCGTACGACGAGGGCCCACCCGCGCTGGCCGGGCTGACCCTCCAGGTGCGGGCCGGGGAGGCCCTCGCCGTCCTCGGCCCCTCCGGCAGCGGGAAGTCGACGCTGCTCAACCTGATCGCCGGGCTCGACCGCCCCACCGAGGGCAGCGTGTTCGTCGACGGGCTGCGCGTCGACGAACTGAACGAGACCGCCTCCGCGAAGTACCGTCGCTCGCGCATCGGCATGGTCTTCCAGTTCTTCAACCTCCTCGACGACCTCACCGTCGCCGACAACGTGCTCCTCCCCGCCCAGCTCTCCGGCATGGCACCCGCCAGGGCGGCTGCCCGCGCCGCCGAACTCCTGGAGCAGCTCGGCATCGACCGGCACACCCGCGCCTACCCGGGCCGGCTCTCCGGCGGCGAGCGCCAGCGCGTCGCGGTCGCCAGGGCGCTGATGAACCGTCCGCCGCTGCTGCTCGCCGACGAGCCCACGGGCGCGCTGGACACCGCCTCCGGCGCGGACGTGCGCGACCTGCTGCGCGAGCTGAACGCCGACGGGCAGAGCATCATTCTCGTCACCCACGACCTGGCGCTCGCCGAGTCGTGCGCGACCCGGACGATCGAGCTGGCCGACGGCCGGATCGCGCGCGACGTCCCGGCGGTCGCGCGATGA
- a CDS encoding ABC transporter permease, with product MRRRGALGRVVRGGIGRRRTQTAVMVVTTLLSVAAAVLAVGLLVASQAPFDRAFAQQRGAHLTVEFDGRAVTSGRLAATADTAGVAAAAGPFVVASVRLHADDGAPPGFEPPALTVVGRASADAPVDEVELVEGRWARAPGEIVLEAGSRGPGAKPGTVLRAGDTELTVVGIAESVGESADAWVVPAQLPRLTGAQPGLQMLYRLADSATRADLAAGRAAVAAAVPPHAIAGTQSYLDVRRTAQQNTAAFVPFVTAFAFLGLALSVLVIGIVVSGAVGAATRRIGILKSLGFTPFQVGRAYVAQALIPATVGAVLGVALGNALAVPLMAEVAEAYGTAAVLIPVWVDLAVPAGALAVVAATAFGPALRAARLRTARVIGVGRAADGAQGRRVRHLLGRLPLPRPVTLGLASPFARPARTATMAAAVAFGALAVTFAVGLGSTLIAVKTGGDPDRGGDVTVRTLARPGPDAGPGEAEPPKPADPAAVAAAIEARPDTVSFRRIAKTQVGVAGLKGGAPLVAYEGDASGSGATMVSGRWFGAPGEAVAASRFLQATGVRVGETVVLTDRGRTVRLRIVGEVFDLGDKGMALRTHASSIAVLEPRYQPADFSVEIKPGTDRGRYAEELDAALRPLGAQAAVTEAGKSSVIRAMQALIAMLTLMLVAVACLGVLDTVVLDTRERVRDLGVFKALGMTPRQTVVQVLTSVAAIGLVAGAIGAPLGVALQRTVMPAMGRAVGTTIPRDHIDVYGAPLLACLALAGVAIAATGAVFPALWAARTPTARALRAE from the coding sequence GTGCGCAGGCGCGGCGCCCTGGGCAGGGTGGTCCGCGGCGGGATCGGGCGGCGCCGGACGCAGACCGCGGTGATGGTCGTGACGACGCTGCTCTCGGTGGCGGCCGCCGTCCTCGCCGTCGGGCTGCTCGTCGCCTCCCAGGCGCCGTTCGACCGGGCCTTCGCCCAGCAGCGAGGGGCGCATCTCACCGTGGAGTTCGACGGCCGGGCGGTGACCTCCGGCCGGCTCGCGGCGACCGCGGACACCGCCGGTGTGGCCGCGGCGGCGGGCCCGTTCGTCGTCGCCTCCGTACGGCTGCACGCGGACGACGGGGCGCCCCCGGGCTTCGAGCCGCCGGCCCTGACGGTGGTCGGGCGGGCCTCTGCCGACGCCCCGGTGGACGAGGTGGAGCTGGTCGAGGGACGCTGGGCCCGCGCCCCCGGGGAGATCGTCCTGGAGGCGGGCTCCCGAGGGCCGGGCGCGAAGCCCGGGACGGTCCTCAGGGCAGGTGACACCGAGCTCACCGTCGTCGGGATCGCCGAGTCGGTGGGGGAGAGCGCCGACGCCTGGGTCGTACCCGCTCAACTGCCCCGGCTGACGGGGGCACAGCCCGGCCTGCAGATGCTGTACCGGCTCGCCGACTCCGCCACCCGCGCCGACCTCGCGGCCGGCCGTGCGGCCGTCGCCGCCGCCGTGCCGCCGCACGCGATCGCCGGCACCCAGTCGTATCTCGACGTCAGACGGACCGCGCAGCAGAACACGGCCGCGTTCGTCCCCTTCGTCACCGCCTTCGCCTTCCTCGGCCTGGCCCTGTCGGTGCTGGTGATCGGGATCGTGGTCAGCGGCGCGGTCGGCGCCGCGACCCGGCGGATCGGGATCCTCAAGTCCCTCGGCTTCACCCCGTTCCAGGTGGGACGGGCGTACGTCGCCCAGGCGCTGATCCCCGCGACGGTGGGCGCCGTGCTGGGCGTCGCCCTCGGCAACGCGCTCGCCGTGCCGCTGATGGCGGAGGTGGCCGAGGCCTACGGGACGGCGGCCGTACTGATCCCCGTATGGGTGGACCTCGCGGTGCCGGCCGGCGCCCTCGCGGTGGTGGCCGCGACCGCCTTCGGTCCGGCGCTGCGCGCGGCGCGCCTGCGGACCGCGCGGGTGATCGGCGTCGGCCGGGCCGCGGACGGCGCACAGGGCCGCCGCGTGCGGCATCTGCTGGGCCGCCTGCCGCTGCCGCGGCCGGTCACCCTGGGCCTGGCGAGTCCCTTCGCCCGCCCGGCGCGTACGGCGACGATGGCCGCCGCGGTCGCGTTCGGCGCCCTTGCGGTGACGTTCGCCGTCGGCCTCGGCAGCACACTGATCGCGGTCAAGACCGGCGGGGACCCCGACCGGGGCGGCGACGTCACGGTCCGCACCCTGGCCCGGCCCGGACCGGACGCGGGGCCGGGCGAGGCGGAGCCCCCGAAACCGGCCGACCCGGCGGCGGTGGCGGCGGCGATCGAGGCCCGCCCGGACACCGTGTCCTTCCGCCGGATCGCCAAGACGCAGGTGGGCGTGGCCGGTCTGAAGGGCGGCGCACCGCTCGTCGCGTACGAAGGCGATGCCTCGGGCAGCGGCGCCACGATGGTGTCGGGACGCTGGTTCGGCGCCCCCGGCGAGGCGGTCGCGGCCTCGCGCTTCCTCCAGGCCACGGGCGTGCGGGTGGGGGAGACGGTCGTCCTGACCGACCGGGGGCGCACGGTCCGGCTGCGGATCGTGGGCGAGGTCTTCGACCTGGGTGACAAGGGGATGGCCCTCCGGACCCACGCCTCGTCGATCGCCGTGCTGGAACCCCGTTACCAGCCGGCCGACTTCAGCGTCGAGATCAAGCCCGGTACGGACAGGGGACGGTACGCCGAAGAACTCGACGCCGCTCTGCGGCCGCTCGGCGCGCAGGCCGCCGTCACGGAGGCCGGGAAGTCCAGCGTGATCAGGGCGATGCAGGCACTGATCGCGATGCTCACCCTCATGCTGGTCGCCGTCGCCTGCCTCGGCGTCCTCGACACCGTGGTCCTCGACACCCGGGAACGCGTCCGCGACCTGGGGGTGTTCAAGGCCCTGGGCATGACCCCGCGCCAGACCGTCGTCCAGGTCCTCACCTCGGTGGCCGCGATCGGCCTGGTGGCCGGGGCGATCGGGGCCCCGCTCGGGGTGGCGCTGCAGCGCACGGTGATGCCGGCGATGGGCCGCGCGGTCGGCACCACCATCCCGCGGGACCACATCGACGTGTACGGCGCGCCGTTGCTGGCCTGCCTGGCGCTCGCCGGAGTGGCGATCGCGGCCACGGGCGCGGTGTTCCCGGCGCTCTGGGCCGCGCGGACGCCCACGGCACGGGCGCTCAGGGCGGAGTGA
- a CDS encoding right-handed parallel beta-helix repeat-containing protein gives MAQALDPDVHGGPPPEAVRIGTSSSSRGADVVLAALTAGALALCALGAWAGNGTPIRRTVLAAGAAVWAVVLVRLLVRILAPQALVVSADGLELRGGPRRVRLAWQDIEALFLLPEPHTPPSADDASTPFRGRLMVRPRAGCPAGLTLRGSPAWSPYEEAVALDLRTLAVPLARLGQLFAPYAGGRWHGTDALPVDRAGGVTVRGRLLSRRAAAVLRLRPLFVTAAVIASGAAAAGQGIGFPSTAATAAAGCALAVTGTGLLIRRLSRTCRLRVDPYGVRLTVAGTERTLPWGLLEGGLETGPALTRRGGVPGQATAVLARLAPGTEPPAPLPYRTFPVHGDQRLVEIVPLHSPGLLHRHGLDVFPGQLAAALRRAGPDPSVADSGPTAAPASGEPLTLHVSPTAPGAHRTIAAALRADTGGRPVRVLIEPGRYPQALTLAGTVELRAAQGTDTVVIEVTDGAADAAAVDCTGHVTLTGLHIVGRSSAAVRVSGLLRLRDCTVEGWGDHAVHALPQAELTADGCRIRVGRTTLTGARATARRTAFLGAKGDAVTLTQGAHAELVDCEVADARGCGVSVTGSTATLEDCRLHGTGSHAVFAAEHADVRVARCAVRDIHTTALSFVDQARGTVEDTTVSGAKHGMYIARGADPTVRGVRFDHCRVTGVSVGEQGLGRLADCTLEAVGDTGISVLDGGAPVVDDCRLTDGRLGLVVHKAQGRFTGLRISDHTSSAVLIRDESTVELSDVHVRQCTTGLLARGEAVTVTLADATFTDLSHSGIALEGKARVTAERCTIERVALFGFNCRDESHLSARDCVVTTPGEAGLLTVSSADAEADGLTVTDSAGCGVLASDSSRVQVTRAVLRGGESDGIRLAASVVGRFTDCEVTGYGGEAISGNDRVRLDDIRTGATDADVRRPEAGPLAALHRMIGLDAAKQQVGVQVDLIRLARWRTEAGLPAPPVAHHLVFSGPPGTGKTSVARLYGQILAALGALKKGHLVEVARGELVGEYLGHTAQKTQRVFERARGGVLFIDEAYSLARRFGAGADFGQEAIDVLTKLMEDHRDDVVVIAAGYTEEMRTFLNSNPGLRSRFSRTIEFVAYEPEELTRMVELQARTLEYRLEAGVAEQLTARFARRARRGEAANGRDARTLFEGMVERQAGRLAAHERPTREELTLLLADDIPGEQ, from the coding sequence ATGGCGCAGGCTCTGGATCCCGACGTCCATGGCGGACCGCCGCCCGAGGCCGTACGGATCGGCACGTCGAGTTCGTCTCGCGGGGCGGACGTGGTGCTCGCCGCGCTCACCGCCGGCGCGCTCGCGCTCTGCGCCCTCGGGGCCTGGGCGGGGAACGGCACGCCGATCCGCAGGACCGTGCTCGCCGCCGGCGCGGCCGTGTGGGCGGTCGTGCTGGTACGGCTGCTCGTACGGATCCTGGCGCCGCAGGCCCTCGTCGTCTCGGCCGACGGGCTCGAACTGCGCGGCGGACCACGGCGCGTACGGCTCGCCTGGCAGGACATCGAGGCGCTGTTCCTGTTACCCGAGCCGCACACACCGCCATCGGCAGACGATGCGTCCACCCCGTTCCGGGGACGCCTCATGGTGCGGCCCCGCGCGGGCTGCCCCGCCGGGCTCACGCTGCGCGGGTCGCCGGCGTGGTCTCCGTACGAGGAGGCCGTCGCGCTCGACCTGCGGACCCTGGCGGTGCCCCTGGCGCGCCTCGGTCAGCTCTTCGCGCCGTACGCGGGAGGTCGTTGGCACGGAACCGACGCCCTGCCCGTCGATCGGGCCGGCGGCGTGACCGTCCGCGGCAGGCTGCTGTCCCGGCGCGCCGCCGCGGTCCTGCGGCTGAGGCCACTGTTCGTGACGGCCGCCGTCATCGCCTCGGGCGCGGCGGCCGCGGGCCAGGGGATCGGGTTCCCCTCGACGGCCGCCACCGCGGCCGCCGGCTGCGCCCTCGCCGTGACGGGTACGGGACTGCTGATCCGCCGCCTCAGCCGGACCTGCCGGCTGCGCGTCGACCCGTACGGCGTACGCCTCACGGTCGCCGGGACCGAACGAACCCTGCCCTGGGGCCTGCTGGAGGGCGGCCTCGAGACCGGGCCCGCGCTGACCCGGCGCGGCGGAGTCCCGGGCCAGGCGACCGCCGTCCTCGCGCGGCTCGCGCCGGGCACGGAGCCGCCCGCCCCCCTGCCGTACCGGACCTTCCCCGTGCACGGCGACCAGCGGCTGGTCGAGATCGTGCCGCTGCACTCGCCGGGCCTGCTCCACCGGCACGGACTCGACGTGTTCCCCGGACAGTTGGCCGCCGCGCTACGCCGGGCCGGCCCCGACCCGTCGGTCGCCGACAGCGGCCCGACAGCCGCTCCCGCCTCCGGGGAACCGCTCACGCTGCACGTCTCGCCGACCGCGCCGGGCGCCCACCGGACCATCGCCGCCGCCCTCCGGGCCGACACGGGCGGCCGGCCCGTCCGCGTGCTGATCGAACCCGGCCGCTACCCCCAGGCCCTCACCCTCGCCGGCACCGTCGAACTGCGCGCGGCCCAGGGCACGGACACCGTGGTGATCGAGGTGACCGACGGGGCGGCGGACGCGGCGGCCGTCGACTGCACCGGTCATGTCACCCTCACCGGGCTGCACATCGTCGGCAGGTCCTCGGCCGCCGTGCGTGTGAGCGGTCTGCTGCGGCTGCGGGACTGCACCGTCGAGGGATGGGGCGACCATGCCGTACACGCCCTTCCTCAGGCCGAGTTGACGGCCGACGGCTGCCGGATCCGCGTCGGCCGCACCACGCTGACCGGAGCCCGCGCCACGGCGCGCCGCACCGCGTTCCTCGGCGCCAAGGGCGACGCGGTCACCCTCACCCAGGGAGCCCACGCCGAGCTCGTCGACTGCGAGGTGGCCGACGCCCGGGGCTGCGGCGTCAGCGTGACCGGCTCCACCGCCACCCTCGAGGACTGCCGGCTGCACGGCACGGGCAGCCACGCCGTGTTCGCGGCCGAGCACGCCGACGTCCGCGTGGCGCGCTGCGCCGTCCGCGACATCCACACCACGGCCCTCTCCTTCGTCGACCAGGCCCGCGGTACCGTCGAGGACACCACCGTCTCCGGCGCCAAGCACGGCATGTACATCGCCCGCGGCGCCGACCCGACCGTGCGCGGGGTCCGGTTCGACCACTGCCGCGTCACCGGCGTGAGCGTGGGGGAGCAGGGGCTCGGACGCCTGGCGGACTGCACACTGGAAGCCGTCGGCGACACCGGCATCAGCGTGCTGGACGGCGGCGCGCCCGTCGTGGACGACTGCCGCCTCACGGACGGACGGCTGGGGCTCGTCGTCCACAAGGCGCAGGGCCGCTTCACCGGGCTGCGGATCAGCGACCACACGTCCAGCGCCGTGCTGATCCGCGACGAGTCGACCGTCGAACTGAGCGACGTACACGTGCGGCAGTGCACCACCGGGCTGCTCGCCCGGGGCGAGGCCGTCACCGTCACCCTCGCGGACGCGACCTTCACCGACCTGTCCCACTCCGGTATCGCCCTGGAGGGCAAGGCGCGGGTCACGGCGGAGCGCTGCACCATCGAGCGGGTCGCCCTGTTCGGCTTCAACTGCCGTGACGAGAGCCACCTTTCGGCGCGCGACTGCGTCGTCACCACGCCGGGGGAGGCGGGCCTGCTCACCGTGTCGAGCGCGGACGCGGAGGCCGACGGGCTCACCGTCACCGACTCCGCCGGGTGCGGCGTCCTCGCGAGCGACAGCAGCCGGGTGCAGGTGACGCGGGCCGTGCTGCGCGGCGGCGAGAGCGACGGCATCCGCCTCGCCGCCTCCGTCGTCGGCCGCTTCACGGACTGCGAGGTGACCGGATACGGCGGCGAGGCGATCTCCGGGAACGACCGCGTGCGCCTCGACGACATCCGCACCGGGGCCACCGACGCGGACGTACGCCGGCCCGAGGCGGGCCCCCTCGCCGCGCTGCACCGCATGATCGGCCTCGACGCGGCCAAGCAGCAGGTCGGCGTGCAGGTCGACCTGATCAGGCTCGCCCGGTGGCGCACGGAGGCCGGCCTGCCCGCGCCGCCCGTCGCCCACCACCTGGTGTTCTCCGGCCCGCCCGGCACCGGCAAGACCTCCGTCGCACGGCTCTACGGGCAGATCCTCGCCGCACTCGGCGCGCTGAAGAAGGGGCACCTCGTCGAGGTCGCCCGCGGCGAACTCGTCGGCGAGTACCTCGGACACACCGCCCAGAAGACCCAGCGCGTCTTCGAACGGGCCCGCGGCGGCGTCCTGTTCATCGACGAGGCATACAGCCTGGCGCGGAGGTTCGGCGCCGGAGCGGACTTCGGCCAGGAGGCCATCGACGTCCTCACCAAGCTGATGGAGGACCACCGCGACGACGTCGTGGTGATCGCGGCCGGCTACACCGAGGAGATGCGTACCTTCCTGAACTCCAACCCCGGGCTGCGCTCACGCTTCTCGCGCACCATCGAGTTCGTCGCGTACGAGCCCGAAGAGCTGACGCGGATGGTCGAACTGCAGGCGCGGACCCTCGAGTACCGGCTCGAGGCCGGGGTCGCGGAGCAGCTCACCGCACGCTTCGCACGACGCGCACGACGCGGCGAGGCCGCCAACGGACGCGACGCGCGCACCCTGTTCGAGGGCATGGTCGAGCGCCAGGCCGGGCGCCTCGCCGCACATGAGCGGCCCACACGCGAGGAGTTGACGCTGCTGCTCGCGGACGACATTCCCGGTGAGCAGTGA